A genomic region of Acidobacteriota bacterium contains the following coding sequences:
- a CDS encoding carboxypeptidase regulatory-like domain-containing protein, which yields MGAVDTNYTISYVPGSVTVSQAPLLITASSHTVNYGDAVPTITPIYSGLVAGDLAPATPPTCSTTYLMGSSVIGSPYPTTCVGAVDGNYLITYAPGSVTVNAVALLITASSHTVTYGDAAPTISPSYSGLVAGDLAPATPPSCSTTYSSGSPVSGSPYPSTCGGAVDTNYIITYASGIVTVNKANVACIVTPYDVIYDALPHTATGTCTGVLAQDRTVDLDLLTTTTHTAPGVYNDTWVFTDTTGNYNNTSGNITDTIRSGTVEGVVSYGIVPANKVSGVTVNGVGSIATSGISNALGYYSLTNFGIGSYTMTPSKPTQQCLTSNGITSLDAALVAQHVVGIATLTGYGLDSAKVSGLPTVSSFDAALIAQKTVANCATLPYQRSGQWYFVLPSNTHSQAQIIDNIVTDNYTAYMLGDVDGDWNPAGLNRPALARVSNSPDAVQVGLPAVTADAGTRVSVPLRMDNMMGRGVTSYQFDIEYDPTVIEPAELAADLVGAVPAELAIVSNAPIPGVLKVTVYGAFPATGDGVYANLHFNVRGAMGSSSPLAIRGFMLNDDRWEVNTTDGVIMVGRVNAERPSIKGRILTTDGSGVLNAIVTLTSTTGKIQSMRSGEGGAFEFTRVVAGETYTLTIQSKRFRYQPRTVSMSGNAVELDVIAEQ from the coding sequence TTGGGTGCGGTCGATACTAATTACACGATCAGCTATGTACCCGGCTCGGTCACGGTTAGCCAGGCTCCGTTGTTGATCACGGCTTCGAGTCACACGGTAAATTACGGAGACGCAGTTCCGACGATCACACCGATCTATTCCGGTTTGGTTGCGGGTGACCTGGCCCCTGCAACGCCGCCTACCTGCTCGACCACCTATTTGATGGGATCGTCCGTGATAGGTTCACCTTATCCGACAACATGCGTTGGAGCAGTTGACGGCAATTACCTGATCACCTATGCACCTGGTAGTGTGACGGTGAATGCAGTTGCTCTGCTGATCACGGCGTCCAGCCATACGGTAACGTACGGCGATGCGGCTCCGACGATCTCGCCGAGCTACAGTGGATTAGTTGCGGGCGACCTTGCTCCGGCAACGCCGCCGTCTTGCTCGACGACCTATTCATCGGGTTCGCCGGTTTCGGGTTCACCGTACCCGTCGACCTGTGGAGGTGCGGTTGACACGAATTACATCATCACCTATGCATCCGGCATTGTGACGGTGAATAAGGCGAATGTCGCGTGTATCGTCACGCCGTATGACGTGATCTATGACGCCCTGCCGCATACCGCGACAGGAACTTGTACCGGTGTTCTTGCTCAAGATCGAACGGTCGACCTTGATCTTTTGACTACCACCACACACACTGCTCCGGGCGTTTACAATGACACCTGGGTCTTCACAGATACGACTGGTAACTACAACAATACCAGCGGAAATATAACCGACACCATAAGGAGCGGAACGGTCGAGGGTGTTGTCAGCTACGGTATCGTACCTGCTAACAAGGTCTCGGGCGTGACGGTTAACGGCGTGGGTTCGATCGCTACCAGCGGTATTTCCAACGCCTTGGGCTACTACTCGTTGACCAATTTCGGAATAGGTTCGTACACGATGACGCCGAGCAAGCCGACACAACAGTGTTTGACATCAAACGGGATCACATCACTTGATGCCGCGTTGGTTGCTCAGCACGTGGTCGGTATCGCGACGCTTACGGGTTACGGGCTTGATTCGGCCAAAGTTAGCGGATTGCCGACAGTCTCATCGTTCGATGCAGCACTTATCGCTCAAAAGACGGTTGCCAATTGTGCGACGTTGCCTTATCAGCGTTCGGGTCAATGGTATTTCGTTCTGCCCAGCAACACTCACTCTCAGGCTCAGATCATTGACAACATTGTCACTGACAACTACACAGCTTATATGCTGGGTGATGTTGACGGCGATTGGAATCCTGCGGGCCTAAATCGTCCGGCACTGGCGCGAGTGTCGAATTCGCCTGATGCCGTGCAGGTCGGTCTGCCGGCGGTGACGGCAGATGCGGGAACGCGTGTATCGGTTCCGCTGCGAATGGACAACATGATGGGCCGCGGCGTGACGTCGTATCAGTTCGACATCGAGTACGATCCGACGGTGATCGAGCCTGCTGAACTGGCAGCCGACCTCGTCGGAGCGGTTCCGGCCGAACTGGCGATCGTCTCGAACGCACCTATCCCGGGCGTGTTGAAGGTAACGGTCTATGGAGCGTTCCCCGCAACGGGCGACGGCGTCTATGCCAACCTGCATTTCAACGTGCGAGGAGCGATGGGCAGCAGCTCGCCGCTGGCTATCCGCGGATTCATGCTCAATGACGACCGCTGGGAGGTCAATACGACCGACGGTGTGATTATGGTGGGCCGCGTCAATGCTGAACGTCCTTCGATCAAGGGCCGGATCTTGACGACCGACGGCAGCGGAGTTCTCAACGCGATCGTCACCCTGACCTCAACGACAGGCAAGATCCAGTCGATGCGTTCGGGTGAGGGCGGAGCGTTCGAGTTCACACGCGTAGTCGCGGGCGAGACCTACACTTTGACCATCCAGTCGAAGCGTTTCAGGTATCAGCCCCGAACGGTAAGCATGTCAGGCAATGCCGTCGAATTGGACGTGATCGCCGAGCAGTAG
- a CDS encoding Ig-like domain repeat protein, producing MVVILLTSAAVLASSTSAAPFAFVESVKEYFGIQRVAEVTISGNTGLSSSNETHFVQPSLAMASLWAVAPASQDADAGQTQNYTFEFFALDNTSNLNQSITIPAGWTTPTLTPGPGEVTVTSGTCVVTSFSITGNTINLSQTVNCTSGQNYFVNYLNATAPITTGPYEFTSGPSVGIQPVVTVVNTATTTTVTTSGSPSTYGSMVTFTATVAPNPGAGNGNVTFNAAAGGCVAVPVNASGQATCQNNALTVPGSPHTVTANYNGGTGYLSSGGSLTGGQSVSAIALTATVTASNKPYDGNNTASITACALSGVIGLDDVTCNFGGYSATFNNEDVGTGKPVAATGLLLAGADAGNYSFGGTGSGSANITPLNLTATVTASNKIYNGNDSATINTCGLTGVIGLDDVTCSGVGTFTTGKNVGNGKAVSAVVTLAGGDSGNYTVTSPAFTTADITQLGVTGTYSAANKAYDGNAVAALSAPTVVTPIGLDDVTLTSGVGAFNNPNVGTNKPVTVTGASLTGVDAPNYLLGAVSANNADITPADQTATITNTPQAFTGSPQTALVVCSGGGAATLSGGAGTAIGVYPATVDCAANGNYAATLSLDAGNFVILGSTTVTMGEAVWKYYDEIANVNIAGHDFVSGAGTPPSGVGSARLVTTPAGAGSKKSIYTPQFGSVRLDKITSLRYSTYVDSTAVTPNTYPSLQFNVDFNLTDASNAWQGRVNYSPNLPGGQNGVVATDTWQEWNAYNGYFWYSSPGLVPVGLTGTPCTIASPCTIATMLADHPDMGIHSALDPLNAPNAGYAFLGFYATAGAKAYVDEFVISVDDGIVNLAPTTDGYVFDFEPGTVTATIVADNKVYDGNTSVNISSCSVAGAVAPDDDVDCSASAASFADEDVANGISVNANITLTGTDAENYVVAPTASTTADITPLNLTATVTASNKVYDGNNTASITACALSGVIVPDVVTCNFGGYSATFASPNAGTHVVTATGLALAGADIANYTFGGTGTGSATITQATSITTVDCPNPSYPYTGSAITPCTAGYTTSDGLSGSLSVSYTANVNVVDSPVTASATFAGDSNHAGSNGFDTFTITPTVNTIIERPGTANWVYYDDNTNSVIPGHDFVIGPAGGNLPAGSARFLSGAGGKKALITQMFNGTKLADIRTYSYDTFVAVGSGGGEPTLQFNVDFDLTDLDESYQGRVVYVPSQNGAVTPGSWQSWDATDGLFWYSPTYSPYPAECTQAVPCTRAQVLLAHPNIGIHDGALGALLFRSEANSNSNADNLRIGIGNTDTVFDFEQSQTIVERPGTTDWVYFDDNTNLVIPGHDFVLGPAGGTLPVGSARFLSGAGAKKALLTQLFNGVCLDDISTLSYDTYVVSGSGGGEPTLQFNVDFDLNDANESYQGRVVYVPSQNGIVTPDTWQNWNTLSGVFWYSPTYSPYPAECTQAVPCSLASILLAHPNIGIHRSPLGALIFRSEANSDSRADNLTVGVSGGNTTFDFEQGTSTTTINCTAGPFTYTGASQNPCTASYTLSSGGTGPVAVVYSPDDINAGLVTVNATFAGDDNHSGSNAVAQTFTIGQATSSTTVSCPLSVVYDGTAQTPCTVLVTGAGGLSLTPAASYSNNVNVGLATASYTYGGGPNHTGSNDSENFNITIAPQTINGFGPLPNKNYTDPNFNITGVTATSGLPVSFTSSTPLTCSVTLSGTVDILAPGTCTINANQAGDGNWSAAPQVTQSFSITFCPVLSVSPLLTSPEKVDVWIPVEISDTTGAGVIGVDVTITYDPLILAPVYEAGYPVGPGMTFPNVVKTDAPLATPYTIGTSAVRTAAETVAGTINLSVYDSVPLSGAGTVIYVHMKVIGNTGDISFLNLSNNVINGTLVCSNTSNGQIEIVKAPTTTVVTSNNDPSVYGSSVTLTATVSSVTTVNNGDVDFNIDGNPFPGCQNVPVVGGIAQCTTSSLNVGTHPVIASYSGSVDYDPSTSALFNQDVTQASLVITASSHTVNYGDAAPTITPSYVGLTNGDLAPATPPTCGTTYTTGSPVSGSPYPTTCLGAVDPNYLITYLPGTVTVNPVGLTITASSHAVTYGAAVPVITASYVGLTNGDTAPATPPTCGTTYTVGSSVAGSPIRRLVWVRSILITRSAMYPARSRLARLRC from the coding sequence ATGGTAGTAATACTGTTGACATCCGCAGCAGTTCTGGCCTCGAGCACAAGTGCAGCTCCGTTTGCCTTTGTCGAGTCGGTCAAAGAATACTTCGGTATTCAGCGAGTCGCTGAGGTGACAATTTCCGGAAACACTGGCCTCTCGTCGAGCAACGAAACCCATTTTGTACAGCCGTCGTTAGCGATGGCCAGCCTTTGGGCTGTAGCACCTGCATCTCAAGATGCAGATGCTGGGCAGACCCAGAACTATACCTTTGAGTTCTTTGCACTTGACAATACCTCGAATCTAAATCAGTCGATCACCATTCCGGCCGGCTGGACGACACCGACGTTGACACCAGGCCCCGGCGAGGTTACGGTCACATCCGGGACTTGTGTTGTTACATCGTTTTCGATCACAGGGAATACCATCAATTTATCGCAGACCGTAAACTGCACATCTGGTCAAAATTATTTTGTTAATTACCTAAATGCAACGGCTCCCATAACTACGGGCCCTTACGAGTTTACTAGCGGCCCGAGTGTTGGAATACAGCCGGTCGTAACGGTTGTAAATACAGCCACCACGACCACGGTCACAACTTCCGGCAGCCCGTCGACATACGGATCGATGGTGACCTTTACGGCGACAGTTGCTCCAAATCCCGGGGCTGGCAATGGCAATGTCACATTTAATGCAGCCGCAGGTGGTTGCGTGGCGGTCCCGGTCAATGCGTCAGGCCAGGCCACGTGTCAGAACAACGCACTTACCGTACCCGGTTCACCGCATACGGTAACTGCCAACTACAATGGCGGCACCGGATACCTCTCGAGCGGCGGTTCACTGACGGGCGGCCAGAGTGTGAGTGCCATCGCACTGACAGCGACGGTGACGGCCAGCAACAAGCCGTATGACGGCAACAACACGGCGTCGATCACGGCATGTGCCCTGAGCGGCGTGATCGGCCTTGACGATGTGACCTGCAACTTCGGCGGTTATTCGGCAACATTCAATAATGAGGACGTAGGCACGGGCAAGCCTGTTGCGGCAACCGGCCTGCTTCTGGCAGGAGCGGATGCCGGCAACTACTCGTTCGGCGGTACGGGCTCTGGTTCGGCAAATATAACACCGCTAAACCTAACAGCGACGGTAACTGCTTCGAACAAGATCTATAACGGAAATGATTCGGCGACGATCAACACGTGTGGGTTGACGGGAGTGATCGGTCTAGACGATGTCACATGCTCCGGCGTCGGCACCTTCACCACCGGCAAGAACGTTGGCAACGGCAAGGCAGTTTCAGCGGTGGTCACGCTGGCGGGTGGCGATTCGGGCAACTACACGGTTACTTCACCTGCATTTACCACCGCCGACATCACGCAGCTCGGAGTGACTGGTACGTACTCCGCAGCCAATAAGGCTTATGACGGAAACGCGGTTGCAGCTTTGTCAGCTCCGACGGTGGTCACACCGATCGGCCTTGACGATGTGACATTGACCAGCGGCGTCGGGGCATTCAATAACCCAAACGTTGGCACAAACAAACCAGTGACTGTCACAGGAGCTTCGCTTACTGGCGTAGATGCACCTAACTATTTGCTTGGAGCGGTATCGGCCAACAACGCCGACATTACTCCAGCTGACCAGACAGCAACGATAACGAACACGCCGCAGGCGTTTACAGGTTCGCCGCAGACGGCGTTGGTAGTATGTTCGGGCGGCGGTGCGGCAACGCTTTCCGGCGGAGCAGGAACTGCTATTGGAGTTTATCCTGCGACTGTCGATTGTGCGGCTAACGGTAATTACGCTGCTACCCTCAGCCTAGATGCCGGCAACTTTGTCATCCTAGGATCAACGACGGTGACGATGGGCGAGGCCGTCTGGAAGTACTACGATGAGATCGCCAACGTGAATATCGCCGGACACGACTTCGTTTCCGGAGCGGGAACGCCTCCGTCCGGAGTCGGAAGTGCACGGTTGGTCACGACACCAGCCGGTGCTGGATCGAAAAAATCGATCTACACTCCGCAGTTCGGTTCGGTCCGACTCGACAAGATCACATCGCTGCGATACAGCACTTACGTTGATTCGACTGCGGTAACCCCAAATACCTATCCGTCGCTCCAGTTCAATGTCGACTTCAACCTGACGGACGCGAGCAATGCGTGGCAGGGACGTGTCAATTACTCGCCAAATCTGCCGGGTGGACAGAACGGAGTGGTTGCGACGGATACTTGGCAGGAGTGGAACGCCTACAATGGTTACTTCTGGTACTCGTCCCCGGGACTCGTGCCCGTGGGCCTAACAGGCACGCCGTGTACGATCGCTTCACCATGTACGATCGCGACAATGCTGGCGGACCACCCGGATATGGGTATCCACAGTGCTCTGGATCCTCTCAACGCTCCGAATGCGGGCTATGCGTTCCTCGGCTTCTACGCGACGGCCGGAGCCAAGGCTTATGTTGATGAATTTGTTATCAGCGTTGACGACGGTATCGTTAATCTAGCCCCGACTACAGACGGTTACGTGTTCGATTTTGAACCGGGCACAGTGACAGCGACTATAGTTGCTGACAATAAGGTCTATGACGGCAATACATCGGTGAACATCTCTAGCTGCTCGGTGGCCGGTGCGGTTGCCCCGGATGACGATGTGGATTGTTCGGCAAGCGCCGCGTCGTTTGCGGATGAAGATGTCGCTAACGGCATCTCGGTTAACGCAAACATAACGCTGACAGGCACAGATGCCGAAAATTACGTGGTCGCTCCGACCGCTTCGACAACGGCGGATATCACACCGCTAAATCTGACAGCGACCGTGACTGCATCAAATAAGGTCTATGACGGAAACAATACGGCTTCGATCACGGCATGTGCTCTCAGCGGAGTGATAGTACCGGACGTTGTGACGTGCAACTTCGGCGGTTATTCGGCAACTTTCGCGAGTCCCAATGCGGGAACGCATGTGGTGACTGCGACCGGCCTTGCCTTGGCGGGAGCGGATATTGCGAACTACACGTTCGGCGGTACGGGCACGGGATCGGCCACGATCACACAGGCAACGTCGATAACGACAGTCGATTGTCCGAATCCTTCATATCCATATACGGGATCGGCGATCACACCTTGTACGGCAGGCTACACAACCTCGGACGGATTGAGTGGATCACTGTCCGTTAGCTACACGGCCAATGTAAATGTTGTTGACAGCCCTGTCACTGCGAGTGCGACATTCGCTGGTGACAGTAACCATGCCGGGAGTAATGGTTTCGATACGTTTACCATCACTCCGACCGTAAACACGATCATTGAACGGCCGGGCACTGCAAATTGGGTTTACTATGACGACAATACGAACTCCGTCATACCCGGACATGATTTTGTAATTGGACCGGCAGGCGGAAACTTACCGGCCGGAAGCGCGAGATTCCTTAGCGGTGCCGGAGGCAAAAAGGCTCTGATCACGCAGATGTTCAATGGAACAAAACTGGCGGATATCAGAACGTACAGCTATGACACGTTTGTCGCGGTCGGATCGGGCGGCGGTGAGCCAACACTTCAGTTCAACGTTGACTTCGACCTGACCGATCTGGACGAATCCTATCAAGGACGTGTGGTTTATGTTCCATCGCAAAATGGAGCAGTTACTCCCGGTTCTTGGCAGTCATGGGATGCAACGGATGGACTATTCTGGTACTCGCCCACGTACTCGCCTTACCCGGCGGAATGTACACAGGCTGTTCCGTGTACCAGAGCGCAGGTCCTGTTGGCCCATCCGAATATCGGTATTCACGATGGTGCATTGGGTGCACTACTGTTCCGGTCTGAAGCTAATAGCAATTCAAATGCCGATAATCTCCGCATTGGAATTGGAAATACGGACACTGTTTTTGACTTTGAACAATCACAAACGATCGTCGAACGGCCCGGCACCACCGATTGGGTCTATTTCGATGACAACACCAATTTGGTAATTCCGGGGCACGATTTCGTTTTGGGCCCGGCGGGCGGCACACTTCCGGTGGGAAGTGCTCGATTCCTCAGCGGAGCGGGTGCGAAGAAAGCTCTTCTCACTCAGCTATTTAACGGTGTGTGTTTAGATGACATTAGTACATTGAGCTACGACACTTATGTGGTCAGCGGCTCGGGTGGCGGCGAACCAACGCTGCAGTTCAATGTCGATTTTGACCTGAACGATGCTAACGAATCTTATCAGGGCCGAGTGGTATATGTACCGTCGCAAAACGGAATCGTCACACCGGATACATGGCAAAATTGGAACACCCTTAGCGGCGTGTTTTGGTATTCGCCAACGTATTCACCGTACCCGGCCGAATGTACCCAGGCGGTTCCTTGTTCGCTAGCGTCGATCTTGCTAGCCCATCCGAACATCGGAATTCACCGTAGTCCTTTGGGTGCCCTTATCTTCAGGTCTGAAGCAAACAGCGATTCGCGTGCGGACAATCTGACGGTAGGAGTTAGTGGTGGTAATACGACTTTCGATTTTGAGCAAGGAACATCGACGACGACGATCAATTGTACAGCCGGCCCGTTCACCTATACGGGAGCGTCACAAAATCCTTGCACCGCTAGCTACACACTTTCGAGCGGCGGTACAGGTCCGGTTGCCGTAGTCTATTCGCCGGATGACATAAATGCGGGCCTAGTGACCGTCAACGCGACATTCGCTGGTGATGATAATCATTCGGGCAGCAATGCGGTCGCACAGACCTTTACAATCGGCCAGGCGACTTCGTCTACGACTGTAAGTTGTCCGCTGAGTGTTGTCTACGACGGAACAGCTCAAACGCCTTGTACCGTCTTGGTTACGGGTGCTGGTGGGCTTAGTTTGACACCGGCCGCGAGTTACTCGAATAACGTTAACGTTGGATTGGCCACTGCGAGTTATACGTATGGAGGCGGTCCAAATCATACCGGAAGTAACGATTCGGAGAATTTCAATATTACGATCGCACCGCAGACGATCAATGGATTTGGGCCACTACCGAATAAAAACTACACCGATCCGAACTTCAACATCACAGGTGTGACGGCGACTTCGGGGCTTCCAGTCAGTTTCACGAGCTCGACACCTTTGACCTGCTCGGTGACGCTGTCCGGAACGGTTGATATTCTTGCACCTGGTACATGTACGATCAACGCCAATCAAGCCGGCGACGGCAATTGGAGTGCTGCACCGCAAGTCACTCAGAGTTTCTCGATCACGTTCTGCCCGGTACTGTCGGTATCGCCTCTGTTGACGTCGCCTGAGAAGGTCGATGTGTGGATCCCGGTCGAGATAAGTGACACTACCGGTGCCGGTGTTATCGGTGTCGATGTCACTATCACCTATGATCCGTTGATACTCGCCCCGGTTTACGAAGCGGGATACCCTGTTGGCCCTGGAATGACATTCCCGAATGTGGTTAAGACGGATGCGCCATTGGCAACTCCTTACACGATCGGTACATCAGCCGTTAGGACCGCCGCCGAAACGGTAGCCGGCACGATCAATCTGTCGGTTTACGATTCCGTACCGCTTAGCGGAGCCGGAACGGTTATCTACGTTCATATGAAGGTCATCGGTAATACGGGTGACATCTCATTCCTGAACCTAAGCAACAATGTGATCAACGGAACACTTGTCTGCTCGAACACGTCGAACGGCCAGATCGAGATCGTCAAGGCACCGACCACAACGGTCGTAACCTCGAATAACGATCCGTCCGTTTACGGAAGTTCGGTAACCTTGACCGCTACGGTCTCGTCGGTGACGACGGTCAACAACGGCGATGTCGATTTTAATATCGACGGAAATCCGTTCCCGGGCTGTCAGAACGTGCCGGTTGTTGGCGGAATAGCTCAATGTACTACCAGCAGCCTTAACGTTGGTACGCATCCGGTCATTGCTTCTTACAGCGGAAGTGTGGATTACGATCCGAGCACTTCGGCTTTGTTTAATCAGGATGTGACACAGGCTTCGCTCGTTATAACAGCGTCGAGCCACACCGTAAATTATGGTGATGCGGCTCCGACGATCACGCCGAGCTACGTTGGGTTGACGAATGGCGATCTTGCACCGGCAACGCCGCCGACATGCGGAACGACATACACAACGGGTTCGCCGGTTTCGGGTTCTCCATATCCGACGACGTGTCTTGGAGCAGTTGACCCGAATTACCTGATTACGTACTTGCCGGGAACGGTGACGGTCAATCCAGTCGGTTTAACGATCACTGCTTCGAGCCATGCGGTAACGTACGGTGCCGCGGTTCCGGTGATCACTGCAAGCTATGTCGGATTGACGAATGGCGACACGGCTCCGGCAACACCGCCGACTTGCGGAACAACTTACACGGTTGGTTCGTCGGTTGCGGGTTCTCCTATCCGACGACTTGTTTGGGTGCGGTCGATACTAATTACACGATCAGCTATGTACCCGGCTCGGTCACGGTTAGCCAGGCTCCGTTGTTGA
- a CDS encoding helix-turn-helix transcriptional regulator has product MPEIPQRKLTELVGLMFDAAQKASPDAWDDVYLAIAQTFSSGPGGFIFYNKQTDEFKVMAGTRDDRVALNYLERFQHTSPFRKYVTDLEPGERFNREEYMSDDDFRQADIYRDSFAPAAIFHIEYRVFRAYREIRRGLLLTRPEGQKNFDSSESAALTFLISYLEKAFRVYVSLIESKRQSRLMTDAFDCFSHSVLVVDRNESLIFANKSGNEILAQENGLRTDRYGKIRTTSAADARKFRTVLDKVFDGNYEQGKSEGVLKVTREKGLRPLEILVSRCEEHDAGDNYNEPLAIIYISDPDQQIETVDSVLTRIYGLTDAEARIAGLLTNGLSLGQICDELGIKQNTVRTHLKHIFSKTETNRQAELIKLILNSPANLNMHRE; this is encoded by the coding sequence ATGCCTGAGATCCCACAAAGGAAATTAACCGAATTGGTTGGACTGATGTTCGACGCTGCTCAAAAGGCATCGCCTGATGCGTGGGATGACGTATATTTGGCGATCGCCCAAACCTTTTCGTCCGGCCCGGGCGGATTCATTTTCTACAACAAACAAACAGATGAATTCAAGGTCATGGCTGGGACTCGGGATGATCGTGTCGCTCTAAATTATCTCGAGCGATTTCAGCATACCAGCCCGTTTCGAAAATATGTGACGGACCTTGAACCAGGCGAGCGATTCAATAGAGAGGAATACATGTCAGACGATGATTTTCGTCAGGCCGACATTTACCGCGATTCGTTTGCTCCGGCTGCTATTTTTCATATCGAATATCGTGTTTTTCGGGCATATCGCGAGATTCGCCGCGGACTGCTGTTAACTCGTCCCGAGGGTCAGAAGAATTTTGACTCCAGCGAATCAGCCGCTTTGACTTTCCTGATCAGCTACTTGGAAAAGGCGTTTCGAGTTTACGTCAGCCTGATCGAATCAAAACGTCAAAGCCGTCTCATGACCGACGCGTTTGATTGCTTTTCCCACAGCGTGCTCGTGGTAGATAGAAACGAATCACTTATTTTTGCGAACAAGAGCGGAAACGAGATACTGGCTCAGGAGAACGGGCTTCGCACGGATCGATACGGTAAGATCCGCACCACATCAGCCGCAGACGCCAGAAAGTTCCGAACGGTTTTGGACAAAGTGTTCGATGGCAATTATGAACAGGGCAAGTCTGAGGGTGTCCTAAAGGTTACACGTGAAAAGGGCCTTCGACCACTGGAAATACTTGTTTCACGTTGTGAGGAACATGACGCCGGCGATAATTACAACGAGCCTTTGGCGATCATCTACATATCAGATCCTGACCAGCAAATAGAAACGGTCGATTCGGTTCTCACGCGAATTTACGGACTTACGGACGCTGAAGCTAGAATTGCGGGGCTTTTGACGAACGGTTTGTCCTTAGGCCAGATCTGCGATGAGCTTGGGATAAAGCAAAATACGGTTAGGACCCATTTGAAGCATATTTTTTCTAAGACTGAAACAAACCGGCAGGCGGAGCTGATCAAATTGATACTCAATAGTCCTGCCAATCTTAATATGCATCGAGAATGA
- a CDS encoding carboxypeptidase regulatory-like domain-containing protein, giving the protein MVGRVNAERPSIKGRILTTDGSGVLNAIVTLTSTTGKIQSMRSGEGGAFEFTRVVAGETYTLTVQSKRFRYQPRTVSLTGSVVELDMFGRL; this is encoded by the coding sequence ATGGTGGGCCGCGTCAATGCTGAACGTCCTTCGATCAAGGGCCGGATCTTGACGACCGACGGCAGCGGAGTTCTCAACGCGATCGTCACCCTGACCTCAACGACAGGCAAGATCCAGTCGATGCGTTCAGGTGAGGGCGGAGCGTTCGAGTTCACACGCGTAGTCGCGGGCGAAACCTACACTTTGACCGTCCAGTCGAAGCGTTTCAGGTATCAGCCCCGAACCGTCAGCTTGACGGGAAGCGTTGTCGAACTTGATATGTTCGGTCGGTTGTAG